The following proteins come from a genomic window of Alosa sapidissima isolate fAloSap1 chromosome 20, fAloSap1.pri, whole genome shotgun sequence:
- the mns1 gene encoding meiosis-specific nuclear structural protein 1 isoform X1 — MASMSQRRNMTHSQQQRMILEHRRQEDRRLDQSKRIAQDRQMQASLVNEQRMEEKRRMRTLQDEQHERQLQEALLRAEEERLMRDKQLEQEERMAKELARINHEKLRHQKIRQYVKENSIELRELESKLKSAYLNRERSAQIAEKEAMKYETMRQDAEAARLMKSEHERASVEEEKETRRRGEEVQRYQQELQQQLQEKEAQKQDAYQEFLRDKLMVDDIVRRIYEEDQRERELRMQKVEAMQRYIEEFKEQQAEWRRLEREKMEEENQRILEFTSSQQRKEQERMSLLHQREQAKESMQRMLSEKIAQERQQQEEMDRVREELYLEEQAEADRKKEIDEMEKRIHQRLEMQRTFQEQMAFRRMRKEAEREEEEAFRHIMMAKFAEDDRIEQMNAQRRRMKQQEHKRAVEKLIEDRRQQYQADKEREAEEHALEQEREAMRRQIIEEERRSLLKKHATKLLGYLPKGIFREDDLEHFDEDFKNNFQKRQADIFSDDGWGEEDQ, encoded by the exons ATG GCGTCCATGAGTCAGCGTCGGAACATGACGCACAGCCAGCAGCAGCGGATGATCCTGGAGCACCGGCGGCAAGAGGACCGTCGACTGGACCAGTCGAAGCGCATCGCGCAGGACCGACAGATGCAGGCCAGCCTGGTCAACGAGCAGCGCATGGAGGAGAAGCGGCGCATGCGCACGCTGCAGGACGAGCAGCACGAGAGGCAGCTCCAGGAGGCCCTCCTCAGA gCAGAGGAGGAGCGGCTGATGCGGGACAAGCAGCTGGAGCAGGAGGAGCGGATGGCTAAAGAGCTGGCACGCATCAACCACGAGAAGCTCCGCCACCAGAAGATTAGGCAGTACGTCAAGGAGAACAG TATTGAGCTGCGTGAGCTGGAGTCGAAGCTGAAGTCGGCATACCTGAACAGGGAGCGGTCAGCACAGATCGCTGAGAAGGAGGCCATGAAATACGAGACAATG cgtcaGGACGCAGAGGCGGCGCGTCTGATGAAGAGTGAGCACGAGCGTGCgtcggtggaggaggagaaggagacgcGTCGCCGTGGCGAGGAGGTGCAGCGCTACCAGCAGGAgctccagcagcagctgcaggagAAGGAGGCGCAGAAACAGGACGCCTACCAGGAGTTCCTCAGGGACAAGCTCATGGTGGACGACATCGTCCGACGCATCTACGAGGAGGACCAGAG ggagcgTGAGCTGCGTATGCAGAAGGTGGAGGCCATGCAGCGCTACATTGAGGAGTTTAAGGAGCAGCAGGCGGAGTGGCGGCGTCTGGAGagggagaagatggaggaggagaaccAGCGCATCCTGGAGTTCACCTCCTCCCAGCAGCGCAAGGAGCAGGAGCGCATGAGCCTGCTGCACCAGCGGGAGCAGGCCAAGGAGAGCATGCAGAGGATg ctCTCAGAGAAGATTGCGCAGGAGcgtcagcagcaggaggagatgGACCGTGTCAGAGAGGAACTCTACCTGGAGGAACAGGCCGAGGCTGACCGGAAGAAAGAGATC gatgagATGGAGAAGCGCATCCATCAGCGTCTGGAGATGCAGCGCACCTTCCAGGAGCAGATGGCGTTCCGGCGCATGCGCAAGGAGGCCGagcgcgaggaggaggaggccttcCGCCACATCATGATGGCCAAGTTCGCCGAGGATGACCGCATCGAGCAGATGAATGCCCAGCGCCGACGCATGAAGCAGCAGGAGCACAAGAGGGCCGTCGAGAAGCTGATAGAGGACCGCCGACAGCAGTACCAGGctgacaag gagCGTGAGGCTGAGGAGCATGCTctggagcaggagagggaggccATGCGCAGACAGATCATCGAGGAGGAGAGGCGGAGCCTGCTCAAGAAGCACGCCACCAAGCTGCTGGGCTACCTGCCCAAG gGCATATTCAGGGAGGATGACCTGGAACACTTTGATGAGGATTTCAAGAATAACTTCCAGAAACGTCAGGCAGACATCTTCTCTGATGATGGCTGGGGAGAGGAGGATCAATAA
- the mns1 gene encoding meiosis-specific nuclear structural protein 1 isoform X2, whose amino-acid sequence MRDKQLEQEERMAKELARINHEKLRHQKIRQYVKENSIELRELESKLKSAYLNRERSAQIAEKEAMKYETMRQDAEAARLMKSEHERASVEEEKETRRRGEEVQRYQQELQQQLQEKEAQKQDAYQEFLRDKLMVDDIVRRIYEEDQRERELRMQKVEAMQRYIEEFKEQQAEWRRLEREKMEEENQRILEFTSSQQRKEQERMSLLHQREQAKESMQRMLSEKIAQERQQQEEMDRVREELYLEEQAEADRKKEIDEMEKRIHQRLEMQRTFQEQMAFRRMRKEAEREEEEAFRHIMMAKFAEDDRIEQMNAQRRRMKQQEHKRAVEKLIEDRRQQYQADKEREAEEHALEQEREAMRRQIIEEERRSLLKKHATKLLGYLPKGIFREDDLEHFDEDFKNNFQKRQADIFSDDGWGEEDQ is encoded by the exons ATGCGGGACAAGCAGCTGGAGCAGGAGGAGCGGATGGCTAAAGAGCTGGCACGCATCAACCACGAGAAGCTCCGCCACCAGAAGATTAGGCAGTACGTCAAGGAGAACAG TATTGAGCTGCGTGAGCTGGAGTCGAAGCTGAAGTCGGCATACCTGAACAGGGAGCGGTCAGCACAGATCGCTGAGAAGGAGGCCATGAAATACGAGACAATG cgtcaGGACGCAGAGGCGGCGCGTCTGATGAAGAGTGAGCACGAGCGTGCgtcggtggaggaggagaaggagacgcGTCGCCGTGGCGAGGAGGTGCAGCGCTACCAGCAGGAgctccagcagcagctgcaggagAAGGAGGCGCAGAAACAGGACGCCTACCAGGAGTTCCTCAGGGACAAGCTCATGGTGGACGACATCGTCCGACGCATCTACGAGGAGGACCAGAG ggagcgTGAGCTGCGTATGCAGAAGGTGGAGGCCATGCAGCGCTACATTGAGGAGTTTAAGGAGCAGCAGGCGGAGTGGCGGCGTCTGGAGagggagaagatggaggaggagaaccAGCGCATCCTGGAGTTCACCTCCTCCCAGCAGCGCAAGGAGCAGGAGCGCATGAGCCTGCTGCACCAGCGGGAGCAGGCCAAGGAGAGCATGCAGAGGATg ctCTCAGAGAAGATTGCGCAGGAGcgtcagcagcaggaggagatgGACCGTGTCAGAGAGGAACTCTACCTGGAGGAACAGGCCGAGGCTGACCGGAAGAAAGAGATC gatgagATGGAGAAGCGCATCCATCAGCGTCTGGAGATGCAGCGCACCTTCCAGGAGCAGATGGCGTTCCGGCGCATGCGCAAGGAGGCCGagcgcgaggaggaggaggccttcCGCCACATCATGATGGCCAAGTTCGCCGAGGATGACCGCATCGAGCAGATGAATGCCCAGCGCCGACGCATGAAGCAGCAGGAGCACAAGAGGGCCGTCGAGAAGCTGATAGAGGACCGCCGACAGCAGTACCAGGctgacaag gagCGTGAGGCTGAGGAGCATGCTctggagcaggagagggaggccATGCGCAGACAGATCATCGAGGAGGAGAGGCGGAGCCTGCTCAAGAAGCACGCCACCAAGCTGCTGGGCTACCTGCCCAAG gGCATATTCAGGGAGGATGACCTGGAACACTTTGATGAGGATTTCAAGAATAACTTCCAGAAACGTCAGGCAGACATCTTCTCTGATGATGGCTGGGGAGAGGAGGATCAATAA